From Lagopus muta isolate bLagMut1 chromosome 12, bLagMut1 primary, whole genome shotgun sequence, one genomic window encodes:
- the GINS2 gene encoding DNA replication complex GINS protein PSF2, which translates to MQQPIISLQAAPCPAPTRRARKRARRRKAGCCGRGFAVEQPIGSAGAWRAPCRFRSPFPSQFCARRRSWSVRMEPAEAEFLAEKELVTIVPSFSMDRVHLIGGDLGPFNPGLPVEVPVWLAINLKQRQKCRLIPPEWMDVEKLEEIRDQERKEDTFTPMPSPYYMELTKLLLNYASDNIPKADEIRTLVKDTWDTRMAKLRLSADSFVRQQEAHAKLDNLTLMEINTIGTFLTQALDHMYKLRTNLQPSGSTESQDF; encoded by the exons ATGCAACAACCAATCATCTCTCTCCAAGCTGCGCCGTGTCCCGCCCCCACACGGAGAGCGCGAAAACGGGCCCGACGGCGGAAAGCGGGGTGCTGTGGGCGGGGCTTCGCCGTCGAGCAGCCAATAGGGAGCGCGGGCGCTTGGCGGGCCCCGTGCCGGTTCCGGTCCCCGTTCCCGTCCCAGTTCTGCGCGCGGCGCCGGTCCTGGTCGGTACGCATGGAACCGGCCGAGGCGGAGTTCCTGGCCGAGAAGGAGCTGGTGACCATCGTGCCCAGCTTCAGCATGGACCGCGTGCACCTCATCGGG GGGGATCTGGGCCCTTTCAACCCCGGTTTGCCAGTGGAAGTGCCTGTCTGGTTGGCCATCAATCtgaagcagaggcagaagtGCCGGCTGATACCCCCAGAGTGGATGGATGTGG AAAAGCTGGAGGAAATTCGGGACCAAGAACGCAAAGAGGACACCTTCACTCCGATGCCCAGCCCCTATTATATGGAACTCACAAAGCTGCTCTTAAACTA tGCCTCTGACAACATCCCCAAAGCAGACGAGATCCGGACGCTGGTGAAGGACACGTGGGACACACGGATGGCCAAACTGAGGCTGTCTGCAGACAGCTTCGTCCGGCAGCAGGAGGCCCACGCCAAG CTGGATAACCTGACGCTGATGGAGATCAACACCATTGGGACTTTCCTTACTCAAGCCTTAGACCACATGTACAAGCTGCGGACCAACCTGCAACCTTCTGGGAGCACGGAGTCCCAGGATTTCTGA